The following proteins are encoded in a genomic region of Microcoleus sp. FACHB-68:
- a CDS encoding pseudouridine synthase: MSYRYLLFYKPYGVLCQFTDAETCDTDRLTLKNYVPVPSVYPAGRLDLDSEGLLLLTNDGQLQHRLLEPQFGHPRTYWVQVERIPDAAALTQLSQGVKIQDYRTRPASVKLLPVEPSLPPRDPPIRFRKNVPTAWLEITLTEGRNRQVRRMTAAVGFPTLRLVRAAIGPLRLQDLEPGQWRDLTSDELQALHQLNKTSSRPSLNPNIKNYKKRR; this comes from the coding sequence GTGTCCTACCGATATTTGCTGTTTTATAAACCCTACGGTGTCTTATGCCAGTTCACAGACGCCGAAACTTGTGATACCGACCGGCTGACACTTAAAAATTACGTGCCGGTGCCTTCGGTTTATCCTGCAGGTCGTCTGGATCTTGACAGCGAAGGATTGCTGTTACTGACTAATGACGGGCAATTGCAACACCGGCTGCTTGAGCCTCAGTTTGGCCATCCACGCACCTACTGGGTGCAAGTAGAGCGTATTCCGGACGCTGCAGCGCTCACACAGCTGAGCCAAGGGGTGAAAATTCAGGATTACCGCACCCGACCGGCATCAGTCAAGTTATTGCCGGTTGAACCTTCTCTACCGCCTCGCGATCCACCGATTCGCTTCCGTAAAAATGTCCCGACGGCATGGCTAGAAATAACCCTTACAGAAGGTCGAAACCGTCAGGTTAGGCGGATGACAGCAGCCGTAGGGTTTCCGACATTGCGACTCGTGCGGGCTGCCATTGGCCCTCTGCGCTTACAGGACTTAGAACCCGGCCAGTGGCGAGATTTAACTTCTGATGAACTGCAAGCACTACATCAGCTCAACAAAACTTCAAGCCGGCCCTCTCTTAACCCAAATATTAAAAATTATAAGAAAAGGCGCTAG
- a CDS encoding PAS domain S-box protein — translation MVPNSPFFKYGHSQNEAPAAPFEPAQENANFRQMEEARGSRRAELEWYRNLYENSPAIYFTLNSAGVVLAVNHNGAALLGYSVEELKCSSLFERIHSQDQAKVRSTFADWWQMPAAEGEWEFRLMRQDGSILWVRTSVKLTINEQLYENCDCLEQLCANCNIELHLSKNQTQNALAKEIGSLPRLASDPIGSHSNSQSNIPSVIVLVCEDITASKQAEAALVEARQFVFTLLDSTDILVPEFVSRLLEVIPQWAILPAGNTDNIPTGESLGGIKEPNVVVLDRQERILLCNQTSLTTIGYQFEEVQGRLFSELFSVPEAENSENRKAEHLSLLTQRDAYRAEPIDQPLQRDSASVLLTKNGTHRRIAWTKTALHNANGELNYIICTGIDITERCHVEEALRESEDRYQQLLELSFEAIWIHQNGKIVCINSAGAKLLGASHTNQLLGRSLLDFVHADDQENFKARMRQILEEVKGVPLMEEQFIRLDGSTVDVEVAAIPITYENQPAIQVVLRDITGRKRSEAEKTDLITALQVHARQQAAVAQLGQLALAGSPLDRLMEQAVILVTQILAVESCKILELRPDGKAVLLKAGVGCQEETGEYGDAGSTLLSSEPAMETLRTETRFSSPPLLHGNSAVSGISVIAGSNQKRGKQVKLGQEDEGSHIESQVSQSHLKVLEPETTHPPTFTQDDIYFLQAISNVLATAIERNRSEAHRHLLERAITASSNGIIITDPTQPENPIIYANPGFERITGYKQAEIIGRNCRFLQGSNRDQAALEPLRRAMAEQRECHAILQNYRKDGTLFWNELYISPVRDAAGQVVNFVGVQKDITERKRAEEERDRFFTLSLDMLCIAGFDGYFKRLNPAWEKVLGWSKEQLQAKPFIEFVHPDDRAATLAETAKLASGSNTLAFENRYRCADGSYKWLGWNSTVCFEEHIIYAVARDVTERKQAEQELQRSHRQTINILESITDAFFAVDHQFRFTYVNQEAEQLLHQRGESLIGERLWDKFPETVGSTFYVEYHKALSEQVAVKFEEFYPPLGAWFAVHAYPAADGLAVYFTEITESKQTEEGLRHRLGLEEALAQVSRLFVSTGDTDLNLILQMLGKAVVANRAYIFQFRENTTKVDNTCEWCDERTPSQIDNFQNQDSALFPWFMKQLVSAQTIEISDVETLPDLAGSEKAILHARSVRSLLIVPIKFDSGELLGFIGFDDTEKCRQWSGEDLRVLRVIAEMISSYFARRQAERALRESETRYRRIVETTTEGVWVLDAQGNTNFVNPQMAQMLGWTDGEMLGQPFLAFVDESSRVSAQHYLENRRQGIEERYDLKLRRKDDSEMWAIISANPIFDAAGQYAGSLKMITDITERKAAEVALQHQSERERLMGQVQTRIRQSLNLDEILNTTVAEVRQFLATDRVLIYRFEPNWSGVVAVESVDEQCIPLLGTVIYDPCFAQTYVDCYKQGRVRTIEDLATTDLEQCYIDLLSQFQVKANLVVPVLQGENLWGLLIAHHCCAPRRWQQLEIDLLKSLAIQVGIAIQQSELYQQVQLLNTQLEGQIQERTGELQESLNFAEVLKRITERVRESLDENQILQTAVQEVASVLKVDYCCAALYNSERTTASISYEYTQAALGSALGQILPMADAPAVYEQLLDGQYFAAYESGRYHLFQGAELGDLACPDLAQPLSAKLLCPIFDDRGTIGHLAVLNKASRVFSNTEILLAGQVASQCAIALRQARLYQAAQAQVDELQKLSRLKDEFLSTVSHELRTPMSNMKMAIQMLEIAGGCKLSAFKTGNQAVSPSPENFCNEKTARYLQILHDECEREISLINDLLDLQRLDAGVQPLALGRIELQEWIPQIVRPFLDRARNRHQRLAVHLAANLPPLMSDASSLERILAELLNNACKYTPPHEQITLSAGVESGKMQLKVTNSGTEIPASELPHIFEKFYRVPSADPWKQGGTGLGLALVQKLIDHLGGTIQVGSAAGQTCFTVELPLT, via the coding sequence ATGGTCCCCAACTCCCCGTTTTTTAAATACGGCCACTCTCAAAATGAAGCGCCCGCCGCGCCGTTTGAGCCGGCCCAAGAGAATGCAAATTTTCGGCAAATGGAAGAAGCACGAGGCAGCAGGAGAGCAGAATTAGAGTGGTATCGCAACCTGTACGAAAATAGTCCTGCCATATACTTCACCTTAAACTCAGCTGGCGTGGTGCTGGCGGTCAATCACAATGGTGCAGCCCTTTTGGGTTATAGCGTTGAGGAATTAAAGTGTAGCTCACTTTTTGAGCGGATTCACTCCCAAGACCAAGCAAAGGTGCGATCAACCTTTGCAGATTGGTGGCAGATGCCAGCTGCGGAGGGTGAATGGGAATTTCGGCTGATGCGGCAAGATGGCAGCATCTTATGGGTTAGAACCTCAGTAAAGCTAACCATTAACGAGCAATTATATGAAAACTGCGATTGCTTAGAGCAGCTTTGCGCTAACTGTAATATCGAGTTGCATCTGTCAAAAAATCAAACTCAAAATGCGCTTGCCAAAGAAATTGGCTCATTGCCACGTCTAGCAAGTGATCCTATCGGTTCGCACTCAAACTCGCAGAGCAATATCCCCTCAGTTATTGTGTTGGTTTGTGAAGATATAACTGCTAGCAAGCAAGCAGAGGCAGCACTGGTAGAAGCTCGCCAATTTGTTTTTACGCTTCTCGATAGCACCGATATCTTAGTTCCTGAGTTTGTCTCTCGCTTGTTAGAAGTCATCCCCCAATGGGCAATTTTACCTGCCGGCAATACTGATAACATCCCAACCGGCGAATCGCTAGGAGGAATAAAAGAGCCAAACGTAGTCGTTCTTGACCGGCAAGAACGGATATTACTGTGCAATCAAACGAGCTTGACAACAATCGGTTATCAATTTGAAGAAGTGCAAGGCCGGCTTTTCTCTGAATTATTCTCAGTACCTGAAGCAGAAAACTCAGAAAATAGAAAAGCCGAACATCTCTCACTTTTAACCCAACGGGATGCGTACCGAGCCGAGCCGATAGATCAACCTCTCCAAAGGGATAGCGCAAGTGTATTACTCACAAAAAATGGAACTCACCGGCGCATCGCTTGGACTAAAACAGCTTTGCACAATGCAAACGGCGAGCTTAACTACATAATCTGTACCGGCATTGACATCACCGAGCGCTGCCACGTAGAGGAGGCGCTGCGAGAAAGCGAAGATCGTTACCAGCAGCTACTGGAGCTGTCATTCGAGGCGATCTGGATTCATCAAAACGGAAAGATTGTTTGTATAAACTCTGCTGGGGCTAAACTCCTGGGAGCAAGTCATACCAACCAGTTGCTCGGAAGATCCCTCTTAGATTTTGTCCATGCAGACGACCAAGAGAACTTTAAGGCCAGAATGCGGCAAATTCTCGAAGAAGTTAAGGGAGTACCGCTCATGGAAGAACAATTCATCCGCCTCGACGGGTCAACTGTAGATGTAGAAGTTGCCGCCATTCCCATCACCTATGAAAACCAACCGGCAATTCAAGTTGTGCTGCGCGACATCACCGGGCGCAAACGCTCAGAAGCAGAAAAGACAGACTTAATTACAGCTTTACAAGTACACGCCCGCCAGCAAGCCGCCGTCGCTCAATTAGGTCAGCTAGCACTAGCCGGCAGCCCTTTAGATAGGCTGATGGAGCAAGCAGTTATCTTAGTGACCCAAATATTAGCGGTAGAGTCTTGCAAAATTTTAGAATTACGACCCGATGGTAAAGCCGTGCTACTGAAAGCCGGTGTCGGTTGCCAGGAAGAAACCGGAGAGTATGGCGATGCCGGCAGCACTTTACTTTCAAGCGAGCCGGCGATGGAAACCTTGCGTACCGAAACGCGATTCAGTTCACCCCCCCTGCTTCATGGCAACAGCGCAGTCAGCGGCATCAGCGTAATTGCCGGCAGCAATCAGAAGCGGGGAAAACAGGTCAAGCTTGGTCAAGAAGACGAAGGTTCTCACATAGAGTCACAAGTCTCACAATCTCACTTAAAAGTTTTAGAGCCAGAGACTACCCATCCGCCCACCTTCACCCAAGATGACATTTACTTTCTGCAAGCGATCTCCAATGTGTTAGCCACTGCGATCGAACGCAATAGATCAGAGGCACACCGGCACTTGCTAGAACGGGCAATCACCGCCAGCAGTAACGGCATCATCATCACCGATCCCACCCAGCCAGAGAACCCGATTATTTATGCCAATCCTGGTTTTGAACGCATAACCGGCTATAAACAAGCTGAAATTATTGGTCGTAATTGCCGGTTCTTGCAGGGAAGCAATCGAGACCAAGCTGCCCTCGAACCCCTGCGGCGAGCAATGGCAGAGCAACGAGAGTGTCACGCCATCCTGCAAAATTACCGTAAAGATGGCACATTATTTTGGAATGAATTATACATTTCGCCGGTCAGGGATGCTGCCGGTCAAGTGGTTAACTTTGTCGGCGTCCAGAAGGACATAACCGAGCGCAAGCGAGCAGAAGAGGAGCGAGATCGTTTCTTTACCCTTTCCCTCGATATGCTGTGTATCGCCGGCTTCGATGGCTACTTCAAACGCTTAAATCCCGCCTGGGAAAAAGTTTTAGGCTGGAGTAAAGAACAACTGCAAGCCAAACCATTTATCGAATTTGTCCATCCAGACGATCGCGCCGCAACCTTAGCGGAAACGGCAAAATTAGCCAGTGGAAGCAATACCCTCGCTTTTGAGAATCGCTATCGCTGCGCGGATGGCTCTTATAAGTGGCTTGGGTGGAATTCCACCGTTTGTTTTGAAGAACACATTATTTATGCAGTTGCTCGCGATGTGACAGAGCGAAAGCAAGCCGAACAAGAATTGCAGCGCTCTCACCGGCAAACAATTAACATCCTTGAAAGCATCACCGACGCCTTTTTTGCTGTAGATCACCAGTTCCGCTTCACCTACGTCAATCAGGAAGCCGAACAGCTGCTGCACCAACGGGGCGAATCACTTATCGGTGAGCGGTTGTGGGATAAGTTCCCCGAAACAGTCGGCTCAACCTTTTATGTGGAATACCATAAAGCTTTAAGCGAACAAGTCGCCGTAAAATTTGAAGAATTTTATCCGCCGCTGGGTGCCTGGTTTGCAGTTCACGCCTATCCGGCTGCCGATGGACTGGCGGTTTACTTTACTGAAATTACAGAAAGCAAGCAAACAGAAGAGGGACTGCGACATCGCTTAGGACTCGAAGAGGCACTGGCACAGGTATCGAGATTGTTTGTCTCCACCGGCGACACCGATTTAAATCTAATCCTCCAAATGTTAGGAAAAGCGGTGGTAGCCAATCGCGCCTATATTTTCCAATTTCGAGAAAACACCACCAAAGTGGATAATACCTGTGAGTGGTGTGACGAGCGGACACCATCGCAGATCGACAACTTCCAAAATCAGGACAGCGCCTTATTTCCCTGGTTTATGAAGCAGCTGGTGAGCGCTCAAACCATCGAAATTAGCGATGTGGAAACTTTACCGGATCTTGCCGGCTCAGAAAAAGCGATTCTGCACGCCCGAAGCGTTCGCTCGCTGCTCATCGTACCGATAAAATTTGATAGCGGCGAACTACTCGGATTTATTGGGTTTGACGATACAGAAAAATGCCGACAGTGGTCCGGTGAAGACCTTCGTGTGCTGCGCGTCATTGCAGAGATGATTTCCAGCTACTTCGCCCGCCGGCAAGCCGAACGAGCGCTGCGAGAAAGCGAAACACGGTATCGCCGGATCGTGGAAACCACAACCGAAGGCGTTTGGGTGCTGGATGCTCAAGGAAATACCAATTTTGTCAATCCTCAGATGGCGCAAATGCTGGGCTGGACGGATGGAGAAATGTTAGGGCAGCCATTTTTGGCATTTGTGGACGAGTCGAGCCGCGTTAGCGCCCAGCATTATTTAGAGAACCGCCGGCAAGGAATCGAAGAGCGCTACGATCTTAAACTTCGCCGCAAAGATGACTCCGAAATGTGGGCGATCATCTCCGCCAATCCCATCTTCGATGCAGCGGGGCAATACGCTGGCTCCTTGAAGATGATTACGGATATCACAGAGCGTAAAGCTGCTGAAGTTGCTTTGCAACATCAAAGCGAACGAGAGCGGCTGATGGGGCAGGTGCAAACGCGCATCCGCCAATCTCTTAACCTGGATGAAATTCTGAACACCACCGTTGCCGAAGTGCGGCAATTTTTGGCAACCGACCGAGTGCTGATTTACCGCTTTGAGCCAAACTGGAGTGGGGTAGTCGCGGTAGAGTCAGTTGATGAGCAGTGCATACCGCTGCTAGGAACCGTTATTTATGACCCCTGCTTTGCCCAGACTTATGTGGATTGCTACAAACAAGGTCGCGTCCGAACGATTGAGGATCTGGCGACTACAGATTTAGAACAATGTTACATCGATTTACTCAGTCAGTTTCAGGTGAAAGCCAACTTAGTCGTGCCGGTTTTGCAGGGCGAAAACTTATGGGGATTGTTGATCGCCCATCACTGCTGTGCGCCGCGCCGGTGGCAGCAGCTGGAAATTGATCTGCTCAAGTCCCTAGCAATCCAGGTGGGAATTGCCATCCAGCAATCAGAACTGTACCAGCAGGTGCAGTTGCTTAACACTCAGCTTGAGGGTCAAATACAGGAGCGCACCGGAGAATTACAAGAGTCGCTGAACTTTGCAGAGGTGCTAAAGCGAATTACCGAACGGGTGCGCGAAAGCTTGGATGAAAACCAGATTTTGCAAACTGCTGTACAGGAAGTTGCCAGTGTGCTCAAGGTGGATTACTGTTGTGCGGCTCTGTATAACAGTGAGCGCACCACTGCCAGTATTAGCTATGAGTATACCCAAGCGGCTTTAGGTTCAGCTTTGGGGCAAATTCTGCCAATGGCAGATGCGCCGGCGGTGTATGAGCAGCTCTTAGATGGACAGTATTTTGCCGCCTATGAATCTGGACGCTATCATTTGTTTCAAGGCGCTGAGTTGGGCGATCTCGCCTGTCCCGATTTGGCCCAGCCCCTATCGGCTAAACTGCTATGTCCGATTTTTGATGATCGCGGCACGATCGGCCACCTGGCTGTCTTAAATAAAGCCAGCCGGGTGTTTAGCAACACGGAAATTCTCTTGGCGGGGCAGGTGGCTTCTCAATGCGCCATCGCCCTGCGTCAAGCCCGACTATATCAGGCGGCTCAAGCGCAGGTGGACGAACTGCAAAAACTTAGCCGGCTCAAAGATGAGTTTCTCAGCACAGTTTCCCATGAATTGCGAACACCCATGTCTAACATGAAAATGGCAATTCAGATGTTGGAGATCGCTGGAGGCTGCAAACTTTCAGCCTTCAAAACCGGCAACCAAGCCGTAAGTCCATCCCCTGAAAATTTTTGCAATGAGAAAACCGCTCGTTACCTCCAAATCTTGCATGACGAGTGCGAACGAGAAATTAGTTTAATTAATGATTTGCTGGATTTGCAGCGACTTGATGCCGGTGTGCAGCCGTTGGCATTAGGAAGGATTGAGCTTCAGGAGTGGATTCCTCAAATCGTGCGGCCTTTTCTAGATCGAGCTCGCAATCGGCACCAAAGGTTAGCGGTTCACTTAGCAGCGAACTTACCCCCTTTAATGTCTGACGCTTCCAGTCTGGAGCGCATTCTGGCAGAATTGTTAAATAATGCCTGCAAATATACTCCGCCCCACGAACAAATCACACTCAGTGCCGGCGTGGAAAGTGGAAAAATGCAGTTAAAGGTTACTAATTCCGGAACGGAAATTCCTGCATCTGAGCTGCCCCATATTTTCGAGAAGTTTTATCGGGTTCCGAGTGCAGATCCTTGGAAACAGGGCGGCACCGGCTTGGGCTTAGCGCTGGTGCAAAAACTGATCGATCATTTGGGGGGCACGATTCAGGTGGGAAGTGCTGCCGGTCAAACTTGCTTTACGGTAGAACTGCCCCTAACCTAA